One segment of Anatilimnocola aggregata DNA contains the following:
- a CDS encoding phosphoesterase, producing the protein MSLVAVEHILVVPTAVFHELGYFQGFSSDISRYLPQLLQPEHVSYRPRPEMEKDPSFKQLIPYVIFRHRATDGSVSLFCYTRGKGQGESRLHAKRSVGIGGHISSDDAACQNPYEEGMRRELLEEVQIDTQYEAKLVGLINDDLTEVGKVHLGLVHIFDVAEPRVSPREDDICETGFVPVSEILADTSRFETWSQICLQALFGKSRS; encoded by the coding sequence ATGTCGCTGGTTGCTGTCGAACACATTCTGGTTGTCCCGACCGCTGTCTTTCATGAGTTGGGATACTTTCAGGGGTTTTCGAGCGACATCAGCCGTTATCTGCCGCAGCTTCTTCAGCCAGAGCACGTTAGTTACCGCCCTCGACCCGAGATGGAGAAGGATCCCAGCTTCAAGCAGTTGATTCCGTACGTCATCTTCCGCCATCGCGCGACGGACGGCAGCGTCTCGCTCTTTTGCTACACCCGCGGCAAGGGCCAAGGCGAAAGCCGGCTGCATGCCAAGCGCAGCGTTGGTATCGGCGGGCATATTTCGTCGGACGACGCCGCCTGCCAGAACCCCTACGAAGAGGGCATGCGCCGCGAACTGCTCGAGGAAGTGCAGATCGATACGCAATACGAGGCCAAACTCGTTGGTTTGATTAACGACGACCTGACCGAAGTGGGAAAGGTCCACTTAGGGCTCGTCCACATCTTCGATGTAGCTGAGCCGCGCGTTAGTCCGCGCGAAGATGATATTTGCGAAACGGGCTTCGTCCCCGTGAGCGAGATTCTGGCCGATACCTCGCGGTTTGAAACCTGGTCGCAGATCTGCCTGCAAGCACTGTTTGGCAAGAGCAGGTCTTAA
- a CDS encoding phospho-sugar mutase, with product MAAPDLSATLAQLDAAAAAAKVTPAAAANIRTWLTEPRYREYAAETARHVTEGKWKELDDAFWTVIPFGTGGRRGKMYPIGCNVINDRTIGESAQGLATYVLEQKLPAGSLSCAIAYDTRHNSRRFAELCASIMVANGFKVYFLEDYRSTPELSFLVRYKKCSCGIMVTASHNPPSDNAVKVYWSSGAQVIPPHDKAIVDRVMSTGEIKTTDFNAAVEAGQVIFCKDEVDQAFWTNVLTQRTPGPRNLKIIYSPLHGVGESAVVPVLQGDGFQDVEVYGPHREQSGDFPNVPGHVSNPENVEVFDAIISRAYASGGELILATDPDCDRMGCAAPVKKSLKGDLKQVPWATFTGNQLGVLLADYVCESRRKTGGLTKENFLVSTLVTTQMIRRIGDSYGVTTYNNLHVGFKWIAQQIDASGPDKFLFGTEESHGFLIGQYVRDKDGAAACMLMAELAAVCKEQKKTVHEKLDSLYWQHGYHGERVLNVTMPGSAGMAKMQSLMGNFRSAPPTALGGIKVAAVRDYKALTRTVTGGQPEKLDAPPADMVILDLAEEGNYVAVRPSGTEPKVKFYMFTYTPAEQLADLDRTKEEMAARMQAFEVDLKAFAAKA from the coding sequence ATGGCTGCGCCAGATCTGTCCGCTACTCTCGCTCAACTCGATGCTGCTGCCGCTGCTGCCAAAGTCACCCCAGCGGCCGCGGCCAATATTCGCACTTGGTTGACCGAACCGCGCTATCGGGAATATGCCGCCGAAACGGCCCGCCATGTAACCGAAGGGAAGTGGAAAGAACTCGACGACGCCTTCTGGACCGTCATTCCCTTCGGCACCGGTGGCCGTCGCGGCAAGATGTACCCCATCGGCTGCAATGTGATCAACGACCGGACGATCGGCGAAAGCGCTCAAGGGCTGGCGACCTACGTTCTGGAGCAAAAGTTGCCCGCTGGTTCGCTTTCATGCGCGATCGCTTACGACACGCGGCACAACAGCCGTCGGTTTGCCGAACTGTGCGCCAGCATTATGGTCGCCAACGGCTTCAAGGTTTACTTTCTCGAAGACTATCGCAGCACTCCGGAGCTTTCGTTTCTGGTCCGCTATAAAAAGTGCTCCTGCGGCATCATGGTCACCGCCAGCCATAACCCGCCCAGCGACAACGCGGTGAAGGTCTATTGGTCGAGCGGCGCGCAAGTGATTCCACCGCACGACAAGGCCATCGTCGATCGCGTGATGAGCACCGGCGAAATCAAGACGACCGACTTCAACGCCGCGGTCGAAGCTGGGCAGGTGATCTTCTGCAAAGACGAAGTCGACCAGGCATTCTGGACTAATGTTCTCACCCAGCGCACGCCCGGCCCGCGGAACTTGAAAATCATCTACTCGCCGTTGCATGGCGTGGGCGAGTCCGCTGTTGTTCCCGTACTGCAAGGAGACGGGTTTCAAGACGTCGAAGTCTATGGCCCCCATCGCGAGCAAAGCGGCGATTTCCCGAACGTTCCCGGCCATGTTTCGAACCCCGAGAATGTCGAAGTGTTCGACGCGATCATTTCCCGGGCATACGCATCTGGCGGCGAACTGATTCTCGCCACCGACCCCGACTGCGATCGCATGGGCTGTGCCGCACCCGTGAAGAAAAGTCTCAAGGGTGACTTGAAGCAAGTTCCTTGGGCTACGTTCACCGGCAATCAACTGGGCGTGTTGCTCGCCGACTATGTTTGCGAATCGCGCAGGAAAACTGGCGGGCTCACGAAGGAGAACTTCCTCGTTTCGACGCTCGTCACCACGCAGATGATTCGCCGAATTGGTGACTCTTATGGTGTGACGACTTACAACAACCTGCATGTCGGTTTCAAATGGATTGCCCAGCAAATCGACGCTTCCGGCCCCGACAAGTTCCTCTTCGGCACCGAAGAGTCGCACGGCTTTCTTATCGGCCAATACGTCCGCGATAAGGACGGCGCTGCGGCCTGCATGCTGATGGCCGAACTGGCTGCCGTGTGCAAGGAGCAGAAAAAGACGGTCCACGAAAAGCTCGACTCGCTCTATTGGCAGCATGGCTACCACGGCGAACGCGTGCTCAACGTCACCATGCCGGGTTCGGCGGGTATGGCGAAGATGCAATCGCTGATGGGCAACTTCCGCTCAGCACCGCCCACCGCGCTCGGCGGCATCAAGGTCGCAGCCGTCCGCGACTACAAAGCTCTTACCCGCACAGTCACCGGCGGCCAGCCCGAAAAGCTCGACGCTCCACCAGCAGACATGGTGATTCTCGACCTGGCCGAAGAAGGAAACTACGTGGCCGTTCGCCCCAGCGGAACCGAGCCCAAGGTGAAGTTCTACATGTTCACCTACACCCCCGCCGAACAGCTTGCTGACCTTGACCGCACCAAGGAAGAAATGGCTGCCCGCATGCAAGCCTTTGAAGTTGACCTCAAAGCCTTTGCGGCGAAAGCGTAA
- a CDS encoding DUF1559 domain-containing protein, translated as MLSHDSPSRSSRARGFTLVELLVVIAIIGVLVALLLPAVQAAREAARRMSCSNNLKQHAIGLHNYHDTHGKLPYAASHWGHGGWLKMTLPFIEQRALWEKWTEGLVYSSQPNLDLCRIRIKAHMCPSDNPTFSTWNSGGQRMANMNYAVNLGNTTVFRVSPFNGVTYNEAPFRYEEAQISPSMITFSLAGITDGTSNTLMLAEVRQGQKPASGNQTDLRGLQWYGHHTGITTHNAPNTKVPDYVQVNWCPDPTGAASIGMPCQTESGKDTGSTPKNLSARSTHPGGVMTANCDGSVQFVTNTIDLTTWRNRGASQDGNP; from the coding sequence ATGCTCTCCCATGATTCGCCCTCTCGATCTTCCCGCGCGCGAGGCTTCACCCTCGTTGAACTACTCGTGGTGATTGCCATTATCGGCGTATTGGTGGCCCTGCTGTTGCCGGCCGTGCAAGCGGCGCGCGAAGCTGCTCGCCGCATGTCTTGCAGCAACAACCTCAAGCAGCACGCGATCGGGCTGCACAATTATCACGATACTCATGGCAAGCTGCCGTATGCTGCTTCGCACTGGGGGCATGGCGGTTGGCTCAAGATGACACTGCCGTTCATCGAGCAACGCGCGCTGTGGGAAAAATGGACCGAAGGTTTGGTCTATTCTTCGCAGCCCAATCTCGATCTTTGCCGGATACGAATCAAGGCGCACATGTGCCCCAGCGATAACCCCACGTTCTCCACTTGGAACAGCGGCGGCCAGCGAATGGCCAACATGAACTACGCGGTGAATCTCGGCAATACGACGGTGTTTCGCGTCTCGCCGTTCAACGGCGTCACCTACAACGAAGCGCCTTTTCGTTACGAAGAAGCACAAATTTCTCCCTCCATGATTACGTTCTCGTTGGCCGGCATCACTGACGGCACGAGCAACACGCTGATGCTCGCCGAAGTGCGGCAGGGACAGAAGCCCGCATCGGGAAATCAAACCGATTTGCGCGGCCTGCAATGGTATGGCCACCACACCGGCATCACCACTCACAACGCCCCGAATACCAAAGTCCCCGACTATGTGCAGGTGAATTGGTGTCCCGATCCCACGGGTGCGGCCTCCATTGGCATGCCCTGCCAGACGGAATCGGGCAAAGACACGGGCTCGACACCGAAAAATCTTTCCGCCCGCAGCACGCATCCCGGCGGAGTGATGACAGCGAACTGCGATGGCTCGGTGCAGTTCGTCACCAACACCATTGATCTGACAACCTGGCGCAATCGTGGAGCCTCGCAGGATGGAAATCCGTAG
- the hemL gene encoding glutamate-1-semialdehyde 2,1-aminomutase produces the protein MQRPNSHAIFTRAKEIMPGGVNSPARAFGAVGGEPVVMDRASGAYLFDVDGNQYIDYIGSWGPMILGHQHPAVVVAVRAAVEKAFSFGAPSPGENELCELIIELVPSIEMVRLVSSGTEATMSAIRLARGYTGRDRIIKFAGNYHGHVDSLLVAAGSSAATLGVPNSPGVTAGTTQDTIICRYNDPANLEEIFAEHGSTIAGVIFEPIVGNMGTVIPTAEFLQTMRELTWKHGALMICDEVMTGFRVAVGGAQQLLDFTPDLTTLGKIVGGGMPIGAYGGRKEVMQHVLPAGKVFQAGTLSGNPLATAAGIATLKQLRDQPPYEKLEQLGAQLGDGLLAAAQAAKIPASLTRVGSMLTLFFNPMQPTDWDTASQSDTTRFARYFWGLLNRGVYMPCSQYEALFISAAHSPADIQATIAAAQEVLAGFGEK, from the coding sequence ATGCAACGTCCCAACAGCCACGCCATCTTCACCCGTGCGAAAGAGATCATGCCCGGGGGCGTGAATAGTCCTGCGCGAGCCTTTGGAGCAGTTGGCGGTGAGCCCGTGGTGATGGATCGGGCGAGTGGGGCTTATTTGTTCGATGTCGATGGGAATCAGTACATCGACTACATCGGCTCCTGGGGGCCGATGATTCTCGGTCATCAACATCCGGCCGTGGTCGTGGCGGTACGCGCCGCGGTCGAGAAGGCCTTCAGTTTTGGTGCGCCCTCGCCTGGCGAAAACGAACTGTGCGAGTTGATTATCGAGCTCGTGCCGTCGATCGAGATGGTTCGGCTGGTGAGCAGCGGTACCGAAGCCACCATGAGTGCCATTCGGTTGGCGCGGGGTTATACCGGCCGCGATCGAATTATCAAGTTCGCCGGGAACTATCACGGGCACGTCGATAGCCTACTGGTAGCGGCGGGAAGTTCGGCGGCCACGCTGGGGGTGCCGAATTCGCCCGGCGTGACGGCGGGGACAACGCAGGACACGATCATCTGCCGCTACAACGATCCAGCGAATCTGGAAGAGATTTTTGCCGAGCATGGTTCGACAATTGCCGGCGTGATCTTCGAGCCGATCGTCGGCAACATGGGAACCGTCATTCCAACTGCCGAGTTTTTGCAGACGATGCGCGAACTCACCTGGAAACACGGCGCACTGATGATTTGCGACGAGGTGATGACGGGCTTTCGCGTTGCAGTCGGCGGTGCGCAGCAACTGCTCGACTTCACTCCCGACCTGACCACGCTGGGGAAGATTGTTGGCGGTGGCATGCCGATTGGTGCGTACGGAGGCCGCAAGGAGGTCATGCAGCATGTGCTGCCGGCCGGAAAAGTGTTTCAAGCGGGAACGTTGAGCGGCAATCCCCTGGCAACAGCAGCGGGGATCGCAACGCTCAAGCAGTTGCGCGATCAGCCGCCGTACGAGAAACTGGAACAATTGGGCGCGCAATTGGGCGATGGCTTACTAGCTGCAGCGCAAGCGGCGAAGATTCCTGCCTCGCTGACTCGCGTGGGCAGCATGCTCACGCTGTTCTTCAATCCCATGCAGCCGACCGATTGGGATACTGCGAGCCAGAGCGATACCACTCGCTTTGCCCGCTACTTCTGGGGCCTGCTGAATCGCGGCGTCTACATGCCCTGCAGCCAGTACGAAGCCCTCTTCATTTCCGCTGCCCATTCTCCGGCCGATATCCAGGCCACCATCGCCGCCGCCCAGGAAGTATTGGCGGGGTTCGGGGAGAAGTAG
- a CDS encoding DUF1592 domain-containing protein: protein MRLGFLIALLSLSGFSIATAQESGNSSAKPDLTKDLFAYVNKNCLHCHGEKEGKADVRLHSYKDELSIVKGRKVWEHVVDMVEAGEMPPKDKPQPMASDTTAFLAAVKGVFLRADQNAKPDPGRVTVRRLNRTEYNNTIRDLVGVDFNAAEDFPSDDVGHGFDNIGDVLTLSPVLMERYLAAAEGIMKRAIVVEVPKSPTRWQGGQYLEPAGGNVPKQKWRPISAKDETAQFTGPLHTQYQNLPPGEYQFRVRTYATTEGKEPVKVVVLAVGKELAEPDPVDRGANIVGGTKAFRSFKILKEFTVDAREDKKAQNLELDFTMPQGMDRMAVGLLKAADGEPLQTLHVENFALTGPKDMRPATQLKLLRCSPEKPQAEQTREVLLRFASRAYRRPATTAEVDRLCQLAEAALASGEKWEGAMQFAMQAVLVSPKFLFRLELDDRPQAAESRALDEFQLASRLSYFIWSSMPDDELFRLALKGQLSANLEPQVRRMLKDPRSVALYKNFAVQWLQLGRLQMHSPDKTLFKDFNDSLRQDMLRETELFFLAIVQEDRSILDLINADFTYLNERLGNHYGILDDTGTTWATKKNRPNRPKLPREEFVRVQLADDQRGGLLTMASVLTVTSNPTRTSPVKRGRWVLEQILGTPPPPPPPDVPELKESAELKGTLRERMAQHMANPACANCHAKMDPIGFAFENFDAVGKYRWEEEKQKIDPAGTLPDGQSFAGPAELKKIIQSKKELFGRNLAEKMLTYGLGRGLEYYDRPTIQKIVGGLAADDYKFSRLVIEIAKSEPFRNRRGKDPAK, encoded by the coding sequence ATGCGTCTTGGTTTCTTGATTGCGCTCCTCTCACTATCGGGATTTTCCATTGCAACAGCGCAAGAGTCAGGAAACAGTAGTGCCAAGCCTGATCTAACCAAGGATCTGTTCGCTTACGTCAATAAGAACTGCCTGCACTGCCACGGCGAGAAAGAAGGGAAGGCTGACGTCCGCCTGCACTCGTATAAGGACGAGCTATCGATCGTGAAGGGGCGGAAAGTCTGGGAGCATGTAGTCGACATGGTCGAAGCGGGCGAAATGCCCCCCAAAGACAAGCCTCAGCCGATGGCCAGCGACACGACCGCCTTCCTCGCTGCCGTGAAAGGCGTTTTCTTGCGGGCTGATCAGAATGCCAAGCCCGATCCAGGGCGGGTGACTGTTCGCCGCCTCAACCGGACCGAATACAACAACACGATTCGCGATTTGGTAGGCGTTGATTTTAACGCGGCCGAAGATTTTCCCTCGGACGACGTCGGCCACGGCTTCGATAACATTGGCGACGTGCTCACACTGTCGCCGGTGCTGATGGAACGTTACCTGGCCGCGGCTGAAGGCATTATGAAGCGGGCCATCGTGGTGGAAGTGCCCAAGTCGCCCACGCGCTGGCAAGGCGGCCAGTACTTGGAACCTGCTGGTGGCAACGTACCCAAGCAAAAATGGCGCCCCATCAGTGCCAAGGACGAGACGGCACAGTTCACTGGTCCTCTGCATACCCAATATCAAAACCTGCCGCCCGGCGAGTATCAGTTCCGCGTCCGCACCTATGCCACCACGGAAGGCAAAGAGCCGGTGAAGGTTGTCGTCCTCGCCGTCGGTAAAGAATTGGCGGAACCCGATCCTGTGGACCGCGGTGCGAATATTGTCGGCGGCACCAAGGCCTTCCGCTCCTTCAAGATTCTGAAGGAGTTCACCGTCGATGCCCGTGAGGACAAGAAGGCTCAGAACCTGGAACTCGATTTCACGATGCCCCAGGGAATGGACCGGATGGCTGTCGGCTTGCTGAAGGCGGCCGATGGCGAACCGTTGCAAACCCTGCATGTCGAGAATTTCGCACTGACGGGTCCGAAAGATATGCGTCCAGCGACGCAACTAAAATTGCTTCGTTGCAGCCCTGAGAAGCCGCAGGCCGAACAGACTCGCGAAGTCCTGCTGCGGTTTGCTTCCCGCGCGTATCGCCGACCAGCTACAACGGCGGAAGTGGATCGGCTCTGCCAACTGGCAGAGGCAGCCCTGGCGAGCGGCGAAAAATGGGAAGGAGCCATGCAGTTCGCGATGCAGGCTGTGTTGGTCTCGCCCAAGTTTCTCTTTCGCCTGGAACTCGACGATCGGCCCCAGGCGGCCGAGTCGCGGGCGCTGGATGAATTTCAACTCGCTTCACGCTTGTCGTATTTCATTTGGAGTTCCATGCCCGACGACGAACTCTTTCGCCTCGCGCTCAAGGGGCAATTGTCGGCGAATCTCGAACCCCAAGTTCGCCGCATGCTGAAGGATCCGCGCTCGGTCGCCCTTTACAAGAATTTCGCCGTCCAATGGCTGCAACTCGGGCGGCTGCAAATGCATTCGCCGGATAAAACGCTGTTCAAGGACTTCAACGACAGCCTGCGGCAAGACATGCTGCGCGAGACGGAGTTGTTCTTCCTGGCCATTGTGCAAGAGGACCGCAGCATTCTCGATCTGATAAATGCGGATTTCACTTACCTGAATGAACGCCTCGGCAACCACTACGGCATTCTCGATGACACCGGCACCACTTGGGCAACGAAGAAGAACCGCCCCAATCGTCCAAAGCTACCGCGGGAAGAGTTCGTCCGCGTCCAACTGGCCGACGATCAACGGGGCGGCCTCCTTACGATGGCCAGTGTACTGACGGTTACCTCCAATCCCACTCGAACGTCGCCGGTCAAACGTGGCAGGTGGGTGCTGGAACAGATTCTTGGTACTCCGCCGCCGCCACCGCCACCCGATGTGCCAGAACTAAAGGAAAGTGCGGAACTGAAGGGGACGCTTCGCGAGCGAATGGCTCAGCACATGGCGAATCCCGCCTGCGCCAACTGCCACGCGAAAATGGACCCGATCGGCTTTGCCTTTGAGAATTTCGACGCCGTGGGCAAGTACCGCTGGGAAGAGGAAAAGCAGAAGATTGATCCTGCCGGTACTTTGCCGGATGGTCAGTCATTTGCCGGGCCCGCCGAGTTAAAGAAGATCATTCAGTCGAAAAAAGAGTTGTTTGGCCGCAACCTGGCAGAGAAAATGCTGACATACGGCCTGGGTCGCGGCCTCGAATATTACGACCGTCCGACTATTCAGAAAATTGTCGGCGGCCTTGCTGCCGACGACTACAAGTTCTCCCGCCTGGTAATTGAGATCGCCAAGAGCGAGCCGTTTCGTAACCGCCGAGGAAAGGATCCTGCCAAATGA
- a CDS encoding DUF1552 domain-containing protein, which produces MTSPISRRTVLRGLGVSLTLPWLEAMGSVSSWAADAGSRKSATAPVRMAFLYVPNGKNMADWTPTAEGTNYELPHILKPLEELRHDFNVLTGLTADKARPHGDGGGDHARALGAFLTGAQPRKTDGTDIRSGISVDQVAASRIGDQTRLASLELGCEAGSMAGNCDSGYSCVYSSTMSWRSATQPLPKEVNPKLIFERMFTTTPAKDRVERDQKRKSVLDFVREDAKDLSGKLSSNDVRKLDEYFSAVRDIEQRIDRASHLPEVKTPDFPVPAGVPKDYAEHIRLMCDLMVLAFQTDVTRVATFVLANEGSNKPYSFIGVNEGHHDLSHHGNDAKKKEKIRDINTFHTSQFAYLLKKLKSIPEGGGTLLDNCQIAYGSGNSDGNAHNHDNLPILLAGRGGGTIQTGRHIKYQNETPLNNLWLSMLERVDVRLPFLGDSTGALKGLNG; this is translated from the coding sequence ATGACGAGCCCCATTTCCCGCCGAACCGTGTTGCGTGGCCTTGGTGTTTCTCTCACGCTGCCGTGGCTCGAAGCCATGGGCTCGGTCTCTTCGTGGGCTGCTGATGCTGGCTCGCGCAAGTCGGCCACAGCGCCGGTGCGCATGGCTTTCCTCTATGTTCCCAACGGCAAGAACATGGCTGACTGGACGCCGACCGCTGAAGGCACCAACTACGAACTGCCCCACATTCTCAAACCACTCGAAGAACTCCGGCACGACTTCAACGTCCTCACCGGGCTCACCGCCGACAAGGCTCGTCCCCATGGCGATGGTGGCGGCGATCATGCTCGCGCGCTCGGCGCGTTCTTGACCGGTGCTCAACCTCGCAAGACCGACGGCACCGACATTCGCAGCGGCATCTCGGTGGACCAGGTCGCTGCTTCGCGAATTGGCGATCAGACTCGTCTCGCCTCGCTGGAACTTGGTTGCGAAGCAGGCTCGATGGCCGGCAATTGCGACTCGGGTTATAGCTGCGTCTATTCCTCGACTATGTCCTGGCGCTCGGCCACTCAGCCCTTGCCCAAGGAAGTGAATCCCAAGCTGATCTTCGAGCGAATGTTCACCACCACTCCCGCCAAGGACCGCGTCGAACGCGATCAAAAGCGCAAGAGCGTGCTCGACTTTGTGCGTGAAGATGCGAAGGATCTCAGCGGCAAATTGAGCAGTAACGATGTCCGCAAGTTAGACGAATACTTCTCTGCTGTTCGCGATATCGAACAGCGGATCGATCGCGCCTCGCACTTGCCGGAAGTGAAGACTCCGGACTTCCCGGTTCCTGCCGGCGTTCCCAAGGACTATGCCGAGCACATTCGCCTGATGTGCGACCTGATGGTTCTTGCCTTCCAGACCGACGTCACTCGCGTGGCCACGTTCGTGCTTGCCAACGAAGGAAGCAACAAACCCTACTCATTCATCGGTGTGAACGAAGGGCATCACGACCTGTCGCATCACGGCAACGACGCGAAGAAGAAGGAAAAGATTCGCGACATCAATACCTTCCACACGTCACAATTCGCTTACCTGCTGAAGAAGCTGAAGTCGATTCCGGAAGGTGGTGGCACGCTGCTGGACAACTGCCAGATCGCTTATGGCAGCGGTAACTCGGATGGCAATGCTCACAACCACGACAACCTGCCAATCCTGCTCGCAGGCCGTGGTGGCGGCACCATCCAAACCGGCCGTCACATCAAGTATCAGAACGAAACGCCCCTCAACAACCTTTGGCTTTCGATGCTCGAGCGTGTAGATGTTCGCTTGCCGTTCCTCGGCGACAGCACCGGCGCACTCAAGGGCTTGAACGGGTGA